The Longimicrobium sp. genome has a segment encoding these proteins:
- a CDS encoding long-chain fatty acid--CoA ligase has protein sequence MRQMNTVVPLRTVERDTIPKIFFGGIDRHGRDAAMMYKAAGQWHALSDAEVERRVTTLAVALSAAGVASADRVVVLAENRPEWAICDYAITGLGAITVPIYPTLPANQVQYIVADCGAKVVFVSNAAQAAKIREFRVQLPEVERLVAFEGAADGVESFADWLAEGERELAAGRYTGFRQRALSVPREQVATLIYTSGTTGNPKGVMLTHFNLAANLAACLQHGMTEIIRPGDVTLSFLPLSHVFERMVDYLYWDVGTTIAYTQVEKVADHLTETRPMVTVSVPRLFDKIYSKAIGAEGFKARVVAWARGVGSRVAALREEGREPAGLLAVQNRLADRLVFSKLRERTGGRVRAFVSGGAPLSPEVARFFLGAGLPVYEGYGLTETSPVIAVNAPGKMRMGTVGQPVPGVELAIEPSTGEILTRGPHVMRGYWNDPDCTQDAIDAEGWFHTGDIGELTADGYLRITDRLKNLIVTAGGKNVAPAPMENLAVMSQYISQAVMLGDRRAYPVMLVVPEWENLRPWAAANGLPSSDSAALAADPRVRKLLEAEVLSALRDFAQHERPKKIAVIQDEFTIESGMLTPTLKIKRKVVEQVYREVIEGLYGGPALPT, from the coding sequence ATGCGGCAGATGAACACCGTCGTTCCGCTCCGCACCGTCGAGCGCGACACCATCCCCAAGATCTTCTTCGGGGGCATCGACCGGCACGGGCGCGACGCGGCGATGATGTACAAGGCGGCGGGGCAGTGGCACGCGCTCTCCGACGCCGAGGTGGAGCGGCGGGTAACCACGCTCGCGGTGGCGCTGTCGGCGGCCGGGGTGGCTTCCGCCGACCGCGTGGTGGTGCTGGCCGAGAACCGGCCGGAGTGGGCCATCTGTGACTACGCCATCACCGGGCTGGGCGCCATCACCGTCCCCATCTACCCCACCCTTCCCGCCAACCAGGTTCAGTACATCGTCGCGGACTGCGGCGCGAAGGTGGTGTTCGTCTCCAATGCCGCCCAGGCGGCCAAGATCCGCGAGTTCCGGGTTCAGCTCCCGGAAGTGGAGAGACTGGTGGCCTTCGAGGGCGCCGCGGACGGCGTGGAATCGTTCGCGGACTGGCTGGCGGAGGGCGAACGCGAACTGGCCGCCGGGCGATACACCGGCTTCCGCCAGCGCGCGCTGTCGGTGCCGCGCGAGCAGGTGGCCACGCTCATCTACACGTCGGGTACCACGGGCAACCCCAAGGGCGTGATGCTCACGCACTTCAACCTGGCGGCGAACCTGGCGGCCTGCCTGCAGCACGGGATGACGGAGATCATCCGCCCGGGCGACGTCACCCTCTCGTTCCTGCCGCTTTCGCACGTGTTCGAGCGGATGGTGGACTACCTGTACTGGGACGTGGGCACCACCATCGCCTATACGCAGGTGGAAAAGGTGGCCGACCACCTTACCGAGACGCGCCCGATGGTGACGGTTTCGGTGCCCCGGCTGTTCGACAAGATCTACAGCAAGGCCATCGGGGCGGAGGGATTCAAGGCCAGGGTCGTCGCCTGGGCCCGGGGCGTGGGAAGCCGCGTGGCCGCGCTGCGCGAGGAGGGCCGCGAGCCGGCGGGGCTGCTGGCCGTGCAGAACCGGCTGGCGGACCGGCTGGTGTTCAGCAAGCTGCGGGAGCGCACCGGCGGGCGGGTGCGCGCCTTCGTCTCGGGCGGGGCGCCGCTGTCGCCGGAGGTCGCGCGCTTCTTCCTGGGCGCCGGTCTTCCCGTGTACGAGGGCTACGGGTTGACGGAAACGTCGCCGGTGATCGCGGTCAACGCGCCGGGGAAGATGCGGATGGGCACCGTGGGGCAGCCGGTGCCGGGGGTGGAGCTGGCCATCGAGCCGTCCACGGGCGAAATCCTCACCCGCGGCCCGCACGTGATGCGGGGCTACTGGAACGATCCGGATTGCACGCAGGACGCCATCGACGCGGAGGGCTGGTTCCACACCGGCGACATCGGCGAACTGACGGCCGATGGCTACCTGCGCATCACCGACCGGCTGAAGAACCTGATCGTTACCGCCGGGGGCAAGAACGTGGCGCCGGCACCGATGGAGAACCTGGCGGTGATGTCGCAGTACATCTCGCAGGCCGTCATGCTCGGCGACCGGCGGGCGTATCCGGTGATGCTGGTGGTGCCGGAGTGGGAGAACCTGCGCCCCTGGGCCGCCGCCAACGGCCTCCCGTCGAGCGATTCCGCCGCCCTGGCCGCCGATCCCAGGGTCAGGAAGCTGCTGGAGGCGGAGGTCCTGAGTGCGCTTCGCGACTTCGCCCAGCACGAGCGGCCCAAGAAGATCGCTGTCATCCAGGACGAGTTCACGATCGAGTCGGGGATGCTCACACCCACGCTCAAGATCAAGCGCAAGGTGGTGGAGCAGGTGTACCGCGAGGTGATCGAGGGCCTGTACGGCGGCCCCGCGCTGCCGACCTGA
- a CDS encoding NUDIX hydrolase, which translates to MSDPEIRIIQERLVYESRYGRLYDDFVEFLPQGATGTYLRWEWEAPYSIAVLPILLTGEIILVESFRHSARGTVLEVPKGFGRTGTAPVQIAHEELAEEVGLQSTEIRSAGMIYTDPAFAYAPFHLFVAQGCSGTQARPEESEVIVRSMKYALSEVPGLLAAGTVNDAVTVLLLQQYLLGGLNHEEADS; encoded by the coding sequence ATGAGTGACCCCGAGATCCGAATCATTCAAGAGAGACTCGTCTACGAGAGCCGATATGGGCGGCTGTACGACGACTTCGTCGAGTTCCTTCCACAAGGCGCTACTGGAACATATCTAAGATGGGAGTGGGAGGCGCCGTACTCCATCGCTGTCCTCCCGATTTTGCTAACGGGCGAGATCATCCTTGTGGAGAGCTTCCGGCATTCCGCGCGTGGAACCGTGTTAGAAGTACCCAAGGGATTTGGCCGGACCGGCACTGCTCCCGTTCAGATCGCGCACGAAGAACTCGCGGAAGAAGTGGGGCTCCAAAGCACCGAGATCCGATCAGCGGGCATGATCTACACGGACCCCGCGTTTGCGTATGCTCCCTTCCACCTCTTCGTTGCGCAAGGGTGTTCAGGAACGCAGGCGCGACCTGAAGAGTCGGAAGTGATCGTGCGTTCCATGAAGTATGCGTTGAGTGAAGTACCGGGGTTGCTTGCAGCAGGAACGGTCAATGACGCCGTGACCGTTCTGCTTCTACAGCAATATCTTCTCGGAGGATTGAATCATGAGGAAGCCGACAGCTAA
- a CDS encoding thiamine pyrophosphate-dependent dehydrogenase E1 component subunit alpha: MKRFAAYDPPEYQNWTAAPEQLRAYRERIDASGERAEVIRALSQEQLLDIYAGLLRNRLHDVALKRWVKNGVISKAWLGVGEEAATIGPVHALRRSGPGHDVVAPMIRNSGACHEMGMPVADIFRSYLGTADGPSMGRDLHVGDLGTGVLPPISHVGDVVPVIAGIALTFKQRGEDRVGLTWVGDGSTKTGAFHEGVNFAGVHRLPVIFIIQNNQVALGTRLTQHAAGSFEDWPAMYGLAGGLFDGNHVLDAYAATRIAADRARAGEGPSLLVAETFRMGGHATHDEREARSMFDAELFASWGRRDPVGLYEAWLEEEGIARGTLDDIEARVTAEIDAAAEDALRSRETAMPSPESALVGVYG, translated from the coding sequence ATGAAGCGTTTCGCAGCATACGACCCGCCTGAGTACCAGAACTGGACTGCCGCGCCCGAGCAGCTTCGCGCGTACCGCGAGCGCATCGACGCCAGCGGCGAGCGCGCGGAGGTCATCCGCGCGCTCTCGCAGGAGCAGCTGCTCGACATCTACGCCGGGCTGCTCCGCAACCGCCTTCACGACGTCGCGCTCAAGCGCTGGGTGAAGAACGGGGTGATCAGCAAGGCGTGGCTGGGCGTGGGCGAAGAGGCCGCGACCATCGGGCCGGTGCACGCGCTGCGGCGGTCCGGGCCGGGGCACGACGTGGTGGCGCCCATGATCCGCAACTCGGGCGCGTGCCACGAGATGGGGATGCCCGTGGCCGACATCTTCCGCAGCTACCTGGGCACCGCGGACGGCCCGTCCATGGGCCGCGACCTGCACGTGGGCGACCTGGGCACGGGGGTGCTCCCCCCCATCAGCCACGTGGGCGACGTGGTGCCGGTGATCGCCGGAATCGCGCTCACCTTCAAGCAGCGGGGCGAAGACCGCGTGGGCCTCACCTGGGTGGGCGACGGCTCCACCAAGACGGGGGCGTTCCACGAAGGAGTGAACTTCGCGGGCGTGCACCGGTTGCCGGTGATCTTCATCATCCAGAACAACCAGGTGGCGCTGGGAACGCGGCTCACCCAGCACGCCGCAGGGTCGTTCGAGGACTGGCCGGCGATGTACGGCTTGGCGGGCGGCCTGTTCGACGGCAACCACGTGCTCGACGCGTACGCCGCCACGCGCATCGCCGCCGACCGCGCGCGCGCCGGTGAAGGCCCGTCGCTGCTCGTCGCCGAGACCTTCCGCATGGGCGGCCACGCCACGCACGACGAGCGCGAGGCGCGCAGCATGTTCGACGCGGAGCTGTTCGCGTCGTGGGGCCGCCGCGATCCCGTGGGGCTGTACGAGGCGTGGCTGGAGGAGGAGGGGATCGCGCGCGGCACGCTGGACGACATCGAGGCGCGCGTCACCGCCGAGATCGACGCCGCGGCCGAGGACGCGCTCCGCAGCCGCGAAACCGCAATGCCGTCGCCCGAATCCGCGTTAGTCGGCGTCTACGGCTGA
- a CDS encoding HIT family protein codes for MDPNQNPNCVFCRIIGGDEMVSVIHEDEEIIAFLDIQPLHRGHVLVVPKEHYKNLFYVPEELATRTFAVAKRILPGLRKATGCRAVNIFSPNGADGGQDVFHFHVHLIPVPKDAPFPLQLPDPNAEVPTRSQLDVMATHITRCVHDEDADAYAAAAPQEQPEAEPATA; via the coding sequence GTGGATCCCAATCAGAACCCCAACTGCGTCTTCTGCCGCATCATCGGCGGGGACGAGATGGTGAGCGTCATCCACGAGGACGAAGAGATCATCGCGTTCCTCGATATCCAGCCGCTGCACCGGGGGCACGTGCTGGTGGTGCCCAAGGAGCACTACAAGAACCTGTTCTACGTTCCCGAAGAGCTGGCGACGCGCACGTTCGCCGTGGCGAAGCGCATCCTTCCCGGGCTGCGCAAGGCGACCGGCTGCCGGGCGGTGAACATCTTTTCGCCCAACGGCGCCGACGGCGGACAGGACGTGTTCCACTTTCACGTGCACCTGATTCCGGTACCCAAGGACGCGCCGTTCCCGCTTCAGCTACCGGACCCCAACGCCGAGGTGCCCACGCGCTCGCAGCTGGACGTGATGGCCACGCACATCACGCGTTGCGTGCACGACGAGGACGCCGACGCGTATGCCGCCGCCGCCCCGCAGGAGCAGCCCGAAGCCGAGCCGGCGACGGCCTGA
- a CDS encoding type II toxin-antitoxin system HicB family antitoxin, protein MEYAIVIERGETSYGAYVPDLPGCVAVGDSEAEVRALIREAIEFHLDGMREDGEPIPPPASRVEYVKVPVAA, encoded by the coding sequence ATGGAATACGCGATCGTCATCGAAAGGGGCGAAACCAGCTACGGCGCTTATGTTCCGGACCTGCCAGGCTGTGTCGCCGTGGGAGATTCAGAAGCGGAAGTACGCGCCCTCATCCGTGAGGCCATCGAATTCCATCTGGACGGGATGCGGGAGGACGGGGAGCCGATCCCCCCACCCGCTTCACGGGTGGAGTACGTGAAAGTGCCGGTGGCGGCGTAG
- a CDS encoding type II toxin-antitoxin system HicA family toxin yields MTVAQVVAMLEADGWVLARTKGSHRQFKHPVKRGTVTVAGKRSKDVPPGILKSIVKQASLE; encoded by the coding sequence ATGACCGTAGCGCAGGTAGTCGCAATGCTGGAGGCGGATGGTTGGGTTCTTGCGCGGACGAAGGGAAGCCATCGTCAGTTTAAACACCCGGTGAAACGCGGAACCGTCACCGTTGCCGGGAAGCGGAGCAAAGATGTGCCACCGGGGATATTGAAGAGTATCGTCAAACAAGCATCGCTGGAGTAG
- a CDS encoding FAD-dependent oxidoreductase, with translation MLSPRQQATLVALCRRMVPLPDEPDPSAARLARAVEVRIGTLDAERARRAGFVLNLLDSRLAGLAGAARPSGFSALDSARQDAWLRRWEVSPAPALRTAFQALRRLVLSTWYADPANHPPGYRAPFHLRRPELAWEGPLPGPNQPDEPVARTGAGGPRSARVISIRPQLDLLSDPEISGVVQGARLRGDTRVRAGVCVIGSGAGGAVAAARLAEAGHEVVLLEEGAFWRAEQFSERESEMMPRLYADGGTRATDDLSIPLLQGRAVGGGTTVNWLAMLRTPDWVLDEWASEHGAVGMRPADMAAVFDRVEEETSARRVPDDAHNPPNRALLDGARALGWSAGAVRVNAHGCVRSGSCGLGCRYGARRGAADVYVPAALAAGARLFTDVRVERMELAERGGGSPLKRVHATVLDRETGTPRGTLVVEAPIVVVAAGAVGTPVLLQKSGMGGGGVGDFLRLHPTTAVIGRYAREMYGGAGIPLSAICDEFLRGGDGYGFWIETPPMYAGLAAASMPGFGAPHRDLVEAGPHLASMIVLVRDGAERGRSSGGVTVDRAGRIRIRYRMSSPDRDRLLRGMEAAARIQFAAGAEEVSTLHATACRMRSPAELGTIAARPAGPNQLGVMSAHVNGTCRIGNDPRISGCTPDGERHGVPGVYVADGSLLPTAPGVNPQETIMAVATVVAERIATRHPAGRSGSAGSTGALVSSR, from the coding sequence ATGCTTTCGCCGCGCCAGCAAGCCACGCTCGTCGCCCTGTGCAGGCGCATGGTGCCCCTGCCGGACGAGCCCGACCCGTCCGCTGCGCGGCTGGCCCGGGCCGTGGAGGTGCGCATCGGCACGCTGGACGCCGAGCGTGCACGCCGCGCCGGGTTCGTGCTGAACCTGCTGGATTCGCGCCTCGCTGGGCTGGCCGGCGCGGCCCGGCCCTCCGGCTTTTCCGCGCTGGATTCGGCGCGGCAGGATGCGTGGCTGCGGCGGTGGGAGGTGAGCCCCGCGCCGGCGCTCCGCACGGCGTTCCAGGCGCTGCGCCGGCTGGTGCTTTCCACCTGGTACGCCGATCCCGCCAACCATCCGCCCGGCTACCGTGCCCCGTTCCACCTGCGCCGTCCCGAGCTTGCGTGGGAGGGCCCGCTCCCCGGGCCCAACCAGCCGGACGAGCCGGTCGCGCGGACGGGCGCGGGAGGGCCGCGGAGCGCGCGGGTGATCTCCATCCGCCCGCAGCTGGATCTGCTGTCGGACCCGGAGATCAGCGGCGTGGTGCAGGGCGCGCGGCTGCGGGGCGACACGCGGGTGCGCGCCGGGGTCTGCGTGATCGGCAGCGGGGCGGGTGGAGCGGTGGCGGCCGCACGCCTGGCCGAGGCGGGCCACGAGGTGGTGCTGCTGGAGGAGGGTGCGTTCTGGCGGGCCGAGCAGTTTTCGGAACGCGAGTCGGAGATGATGCCGCGCCTGTACGCGGATGGGGGAACCCGCGCCACGGACGACCTGTCGATTCCCCTGCTGCAGGGCCGCGCCGTCGGCGGGGGCACGACGGTCAACTGGCTGGCGATGCTGCGCACCCCCGACTGGGTGCTGGACGAGTGGGCATCGGAGCACGGGGCGGTGGGGATGCGCCCGGCCGACATGGCGGCCGTGTTCGACCGCGTGGAGGAAGAGACGTCGGCGCGGCGCGTGCCGGACGACGCGCACAATCCGCCCAATCGCGCACTGCTGGATGGCGCCCGCGCGCTGGGGTGGAGCGCGGGCGCGGTCCGCGTGAATGCGCACGGGTGCGTGCGGTCGGGCTCGTGCGGGCTGGGGTGCCGGTACGGCGCGCGGCGCGGGGCGGCGGACGTGTACGTGCCCGCCGCGCTGGCCGCCGGCGCGCGCCTGTTCACGGATGTGCGCGTGGAGCGGATGGAGCTGGCGGAGCGCGGAGGCGGGTCGCCGCTCAAGCGGGTGCACGCCACGGTGCTGGACAGGGAGACCGGCACGCCGCGGGGCACCCTCGTCGTCGAGGCGCCTATCGTCGTGGTGGCGGCGGGCGCGGTGGGCACCCCGGTGCTGCTGCAGAAGTCGGGGATGGGCGGCGGTGGCGTCGGCGACTTTCTGCGGCTGCACCCCACGACGGCGGTCATTGGCCGGTACGCGCGGGAGATGTACGGCGGGGCGGGAATCCCGCTCTCCGCCATCTGCGACGAGTTCCTGCGCGGCGGTGACGGATACGGGTTCTGGATCGAGACGCCGCCGATGTACGCCGGGCTGGCCGCCGCGTCCATGCCGGGGTTCGGCGCGCCTCACCGCGACCTGGTCGAGGCGGGGCCCCACCTGGCGTCGATGATCGTGCTGGTGCGTGACGGGGCGGAGCGCGGCCGGTCCAGCGGCGGGGTGACCGTGGATCGCGCCGGCCGCATCCGCATCCGCTACCGGATGTCTTCGCCGGACCGCGACCGGCTGCTTCGGGGGATGGAGGCCGCGGCACGCATCCAGTTCGCCGCGGGCGCGGAGGAGGTTTCGACCCTTCACGCCACCGCCTGCCGGATGCGCTCTCCCGCGGAGCTGGGGACGATCGCGGCGCGGCCGGCGGGCCCCAACCAGCTGGGGGTGATGTCGGCGCACGTGAACGGCACCTGCCGCATCGGCAACGACCCGCGAATCAGCGGCTGTACGCCCGACGGCGAGCGGCACGGCGTCCCCGGTGTCTACGTGGCGGACGGCTCGCTGCTGCCCACCGCACCCGGCGTGAACCCGCAGGAAACCATCATGGCCGTCGCCACGGTGGTCGCCGAACGCATCGCCACCCGCCACCCCGCGGGACGGTCCGGCAGTGCGGGCAGTACTGGCGCTTTGGTCAGCAGCAGGTAA
- a CDS encoding L,D-transpeptidase encodes MVTALWLAALGICAAVPGAEAQGTGTPAQMVDNRPRGLVTREELMENRLRQLGVDNPDPAPTAPRNRADSVEWVRWRRAANTATGRRIVVSIYDRKLWLINGQDTLIEAAAGVGMGVVRGPRGIGSYDFSTPRGRRTVLAKEENPLWNPPDWHYWGQAEVVRPFPAGGISLGDSGRVVRRGDKVGIVRGGEFEAIPAERPLMFNGVLYIPPFGTVNRKIPEVLGKFKLDTGDGILIHGTNDPLAVGFWGTHGCVRLFDDDIQFVYENAPVGTPVYIY; translated from the coding sequence ATGGTTACGGCCCTGTGGCTGGCGGCGCTCGGGATTTGCGCGGCCGTGCCCGGGGCGGAAGCGCAGGGCACCGGCACGCCGGCGCAGATGGTGGACAACCGCCCGCGCGGGCTGGTGACCCGCGAGGAGCTGATGGAAAACCGCCTGCGGCAGCTGGGCGTCGACAACCCCGACCCGGCGCCCACCGCGCCCCGCAACCGCGCCGACAGCGTGGAGTGGGTGCGCTGGCGGCGCGCGGCGAACACGGCGACGGGCCGGCGCATCGTGGTATCCATCTACGACCGCAAGCTGTGGCTGATCAACGGCCAGGACACGCTGATCGAGGCGGCGGCAGGAGTGGGGATGGGCGTGGTGCGCGGGCCACGCGGCATCGGCAGCTACGATTTTTCCACCCCGCGCGGGCGCCGCACGGTGCTGGCCAAGGAAGAAAACCCGCTGTGGAACCCGCCCGATTGGCACTACTGGGGCCAGGCCGAGGTGGTGCGTCCGTTCCCCGCGGGCGGCATTTCGCTGGGGGACAGCGGCCGGGTGGTGCGGCGCGGCGACAAGGTTGGAATCGTGCGCGGGGGCGAGTTCGAGGCCATCCCCGCCGAGCGCCCGCTGATGTTCAACGGCGTGCTGTACATTCCGCCGTTCGGCACCGTCAACCGCAAGATCCCCGAGGTGCTGGGCAAGTTCAAGCTCGACACGGGCGACGGCATCCTGATCCACGGCACCAACGATCCGCTGGCCGTGGGCTTCTGGGGCACCCACGGCTGCGTGCGCCTGTTCGACGACGACATCCAGTTCGTCTACGAGAACGCCCCCGTCGGCACGCCGGTCTACATCTACTAA
- a CDS encoding ATP-dependent DNA ligase, producing the protein MNLPIATDFPVAESEQWDELPTGDEWQYEPKWDGFRCLAFRDGDEVELRSKAGKPLGRYFPDVVDALRGLNASRFVLDGEIVVPVGDALSFEELQLRLHPAASRVNKLAAAHPAIMVGFDLLLGARGGPLTDRPLRERREKLEAFAGQFFGGAVRLSPASCSETQARAWLEQGERGLDGVMAKRLDLPYLSGERTGMVKIKNVRTVDCVVGGFRYAQKEPIVGSLLLGLFDDQGLLNHVGFCSAISREEREALTPRLEALRGPPGFTGSAPGGPSRWTRMNERSTEWESLAHELVVEVGYDHMSGGRFRHGTRFVRWRPDKAPEQCTYAQLGVAGRSSLRLLAG; encoded by the coding sequence GTGAACCTGCCGATCGCCACCGACTTTCCCGTCGCCGAAAGCGAGCAGTGGGACGAGCTGCCGACCGGCGACGAGTGGCAGTATGAGCCCAAGTGGGACGGCTTCCGCTGCCTGGCTTTCCGCGACGGCGACGAGGTGGAACTCCGGTCCAAGGCCGGCAAGCCGCTGGGCCGCTACTTTCCCGACGTGGTCGACGCCCTCCGCGGGCTGAACGCCAGCCGGTTCGTGCTGGATGGCGAGATCGTCGTTCCCGTGGGCGACGCGCTGTCGTTCGAGGAGCTTCAGCTACGCCTGCACCCGGCGGCGAGCCGCGTGAACAAGCTGGCGGCGGCGCATCCCGCGATCATGGTGGGCTTCGACCTGCTGCTGGGCGCGCGCGGCGGCCCGCTGACGGACCGCCCCCTGCGCGAGCGCCGGGAAAAGCTGGAGGCGTTCGCCGGGCAGTTCTTCGGCGGGGCCGTGCGCCTGTCGCCCGCCAGCTGCAGCGAAACGCAGGCGCGCGCGTGGCTGGAGCAGGGGGAGCGGGGGCTGGATGGGGTGATGGCGAAGCGGCTGGATCTGCCGTACCTGTCCGGCGAGCGCACGGGGATGGTGAAGATCAAGAACGTCCGCACGGTGGATTGCGTCGTCGGCGGGTTTCGCTACGCGCAAAAGGAGCCGATCGTCGGATCGCTGCTCCTGGGCTTGTTCGACGACCAGGGCCTGCTGAACCACGTGGGGTTTTGCTCGGCGATCAGCCGCGAAGAGCGCGAAGCGCTCACGCCGCGGCTGGAGGCGCTGCGCGGGCCGCCCGGCTTTACCGGCTCTGCGCCCGGAGGCCCCAGCCGGTGGACGCGGATGAACGAGCGGTCCACGGAATGGGAGTCCCTGGCGCACGAACTTGTCGTGGAAGTGGGCTACGACCACATGAGCGGCGGACGATTCCGCCATGGGACCAGGTTCGTCCGCTGGCGCCCCGACAAGGCCCCGGAGCAGTGCACGTACGCACAGCTCGGGGTGGCGGGCAGGTCGTCGCTGCGGCTGCTGGCTGGATAG
- the ligD gene encoding non-homologous end-joining DNA ligase has product MTPRAAQPASPRAKPRAASRPRPATASVPDAEATPDIIPQKGKACEVRVGGRAVNLTNLHKPFWPELGITKGDLLRYYVAVSPYLLPHLVDRAMVMKRYPNGWNGKFFFMKRTPENAPSWLKTCSIEHASASVIDFPMVNNLASLLWLVNLGCIDLNPWYSRCDDTDRPDYLHFDLDPVPGADFAKVRQTALMVRDNLRKLGMTSYAKTTGSSGIHVYVPIVHGPTQKQVWSFAKEFARAMEKIDPALVTAEYRVAKRPHGRVLVDYNQNAWGRTLASVYSVRAKPGATVSMPVTWEEVEGGVELEAFDLRNAPARLAKTGDLWKPLTQKRGRFNLAGLL; this is encoded by the coding sequence ATGACGCCACGCGCCGCACAGCCCGCCTCTCCCCGCGCCAAGCCCAGGGCGGCCTCGCGGCCCCGGCCCGCCACCGCCAGCGTTCCCGACGCCGAGGCCACGCCCGACATCATCCCCCAGAAGGGCAAGGCGTGCGAGGTGCGCGTCGGCGGGCGGGCGGTGAACCTCACCAACCTCCACAAGCCGTTCTGGCCCGAGCTGGGCATCACCAAGGGCGACCTGCTGCGCTACTACGTCGCCGTTTCGCCGTACCTGCTGCCGCACCTGGTGGACCGCGCCATGGTGATGAAGCGCTATCCAAACGGGTGGAACGGCAAGTTCTTCTTCATGAAGCGCACGCCCGAGAACGCGCCTTCGTGGCTGAAGACCTGCTCCATCGAGCACGCATCGGCGAGCGTCATCGACTTTCCGATGGTCAACAACCTGGCGTCGCTGCTGTGGCTGGTGAACCTGGGGTGCATCGACCTGAACCCTTGGTACTCTCGCTGCGACGACACCGACCGGCCGGATTACCTGCACTTCGACCTGGACCCCGTGCCCGGCGCCGACTTCGCGAAGGTGCGGCAGACGGCGCTGATGGTGCGCGACAACCTGCGGAAGCTGGGGATGACGTCGTACGCCAAGACCACGGGCTCCAGCGGCATCCACGTGTACGTGCCCATCGTGCACGGGCCCACGCAAAAGCAGGTGTGGAGCTTCGCCAAGGAGTTCGCGCGGGCGATGGAAAAGATCGATCCCGCGCTGGTGACGGCCGAGTACCGCGTCGCCAAGCGGCCGCACGGGCGGGTGCTGGTGGACTACAACCAGAACGCGTGGGGCCGCACGCTGGCGTCGGTCTACTCCGTTCGCGCCAAACCGGGGGCCACGGTGTCCATGCCGGTGACGTGGGAGGAAGTGGAGGGCGGCGTCGAACTGGAGGCGTTCGACCTGCGCAACGCCCCCGCGCGGCTGGCGAAGACGGGTGACCTGTGGAAGCCGCTGACGCAGAAGCGCGGACGGTTCAACCTGGCGGGGCTGCTGTGA
- a CDS encoding type II toxin-antitoxin system RelE/ParE family toxin yields MIVSFRDQGTYDVSVKLDTRAARRTCPPILWPSARARLERLQRANRLQDLRTPSGNRLEALQGNRFGQYSIRINDQYRVCFRWEEGGAGDVEIVDYH; encoded by the coding sequence ATGATCGTCTCGTTCAGAGATCAGGGCACATACGACGTTTCGGTGAAGCTCGATACCCGGGCAGCGCGGCGAACCTGCCCTCCCATTCTGTGGCCGTCGGCACGCGCGCGGCTCGAGCGCCTTCAGCGAGCGAACAGGCTTCAAGATTTGCGCACGCCATCGGGAAATCGCCTAGAGGCGTTGCAGGGGAACCGATTCGGGCAGTACAGCATCCGGATCAACGACCAGTATCGTGTCTGCTTCCGATGGGAAGAAGGGGGCGCGGGGGACGTTGAGATCGTCGACTACCACTGA
- a CDS encoding HigA family addiction module antitoxin, whose amino-acid sequence MMAIKRHSHRTAAAESLSVHIHHMLPIGGPPSSPGEMLLHEFLEPTGMTQAELARRIGVSYPRVNELVNGKRSLTPDTALRLARLFGVSVEFWMTGQMLWDMWHVIYSPVATDIEKIEPMWPEMGEADIEEEDEFPAVPEQSAAD is encoded by the coding sequence ATGATGGCCATCAAACGACACTCACATCGGACGGCGGCGGCCGAAAGCCTGAGCGTGCACATCCACCACATGCTCCCGATCGGTGGCCCTCCGAGTTCCCCGGGCGAGATGCTGCTGCACGAATTTCTGGAGCCGACGGGGATGACACAGGCCGAACTCGCCAGGCGCATCGGCGTTTCGTACCCGCGTGTAAACGAGTTGGTGAATGGGAAGCGTAGCCTCACGCCCGATACCGCCCTGCGGCTGGCCCGCCTATTCGGGGTTAGCGTGGAGTTCTGGATGACGGGGCAGATGCTATGGGACATGTGGCACGTGATCTACTCGCCCGTGGCCACTGATATTGAGAAGATCGAGCCGATGTGGCCGGAGATGGGTGAGGCGGATATCGAGGAAGAAGACGAATTCCCCGCCGTGCCCGAGCAGTCCGCCGCCGACTGA